A single window of Mangifera indica cultivar Alphonso chromosome 18, CATAS_Mindica_2.1, whole genome shotgun sequence DNA harbors:
- the LOC123201271 gene encoding endoplasmic reticulum oxidoreductin-1-like — protein MVKEDMSRGEGEIKKTTAVVKRSWRRSMWTIALVTALIPVLLAMAVKTEVSTALTLALKTAVTSRAASKSFLFSNNDKSCHCSSQESGKYRGIVEDCCCDYETVDSVNAEVLHPLLQELVKTPFFRYFKVKLWCDCPFWPDDGMCRLRDCSVCECPESEFPEPFKKPFPSDDVICQEGKPEAAVDRTLDNRAFRGWIETDNPWTSDDETDNGEMTYVNLLLNPERYTGYAGPSARRIWDAIYTENCPKYSSGEICPEKKVLYKLISGLHSSISIHIAADYLLDEATNLWGQNLELMYDRVLKYQDRVRNLYFAFLFVLRAVTKAADYLEQAEYDTGNNIEDLKTQSLMKQLLYNPKLQAACPVPFDEAKLWQGQSGPELKLQIQKQFRNISALMDCVGCEKCRLWGKLQVLGLGTALKILFSVDGHNQKAQRLLLQHNEVIALVNLLNRLSESVKIVHEMGPSIERLMEKQTADPSTPEFNMWRRIRESVLQLW, from the exons atggTGAAGGAGGACATGAGTCGCGGTGAAGGAGAAATCAAGAAGACGACGGCGGTGGTGAAGAGATCATGGAGACGGTCTATGTGGACGATAGCATTGGTCACGGCGTTGATCCCTGTGTTGTTGGCTATGGCAGTGAAAACAGAAGTTTCGACGGCGCTGACGCTAGCATTGAAGACGGCTGTGACGTCCAGAGCTGCATCTAAATCTTTTCTGTTTAGTAACAATGACAAGTCCTGTCATTGTTCTTCTCAG GAATCAGGGAAGTATAGGGGCATTGTTGAGGACTGCTGTTGTGATTATGAGACAGTAGACAGTGTTAATGCAGAGGTTTTGCACCCTCTGCTACAAGAACTTGTTAAAACTCCCTTTTTCCGATACTTTAAG GTTAAGTTGTGGTGTGATTGCCCCTTTTGGCCTGATGATGGAATGTGCCGGTTGCGTGATTGCAGTGTCTGTGAATGTCCAGAAAGTGAATTTCCAGAACCATTTAAGAAGCCATTCCCTTCAGATGATGTGATATGTCAAGAGGGAAAGCCAGAGGCAGCTGTTGACCGCACGCTAGACAATAGAGCCTTCAGAGGCTGGATAGAAACAGATAACCCATGGACAAGTGATGATGAGACTGATAATG GTGAGATGACATATGTAAATCTTCTGCTAAACCCTGAACGTTACACTGGCTATGCTGGTCCATCAGCTAGGAGGATATGGGATGCTATTTATACAGAGAATTGTCCAAAAT ATTCGTCAGGAGAGATATGCCCGGAGAAAAAGGTTTTGTACAAATTAATATCGGGTCTTCACTCTTCAATTTCAATCCACATAGCTGCTGATTATCTTCTTGATGAAGCTACCAATCTG TGGGGTCAGAATCTGGAGTTGATGTATGATCGTGTTTTAAAATATCAGGATCGTGTTAGAAACTTATATTTCGCATTCCTTTTTGTTCTGCGTGCAGTGACTAAA GCTGCAGATTACTTGGAGCAGGCTGAGTATGATACTGGTAACAATATAGAGGACCTGAAAACACAATCTTTGATGAAGCAGCTGCTTTACAATCCCAAACTCCAAGCAGCATGTCCTGTTCCATTTGATGAGGCTAAACTTTGGCAAGGTCAAAGTGGACCTGAACTGAAGTTACAGATTCAAAAGCAATTCAGGAACATTAG TGCATTGATGGATTGTGTTGGCTGTGAGAAGTGTAGACTTTGGGGAAAACTTCAGGTTCTTGGTCTTGGCACTGCATTAAAGATCCTCTTTTCTGTAGACGGTCATAATCAGAAAGCTCAACGT CTGCTGTTGCAACACAATGAAGTGATTGCTCTGGTAAACTTGCTCAATCGACTCTCAGAATCTGTCAAAATTGTGCATGAAATGGGACCATCAATTGAGAGATTAATGGAAAAACAGACGGCTGACCCTTCTACACCAGAATTTAACATGTGGCGAAGAATACGGGAGTCAGTGTTGCAGCTTTGGTAA
- the LOC123201601 gene encoding UDP-glycosyltransferase 73C12-like, whose product MGHQSSQLHFLLLPFLAQGHLIPMVDIAKLLAQQGVMVTIVTTPINAARFQTFLARAIQSGQQIQLIELSFPCEEAGLPEGCENFDLLTTIDLAVNFFNATGLLELPFENLFKELTPRPSCLISDMCYPWTMKIACKFNVPRITFHGFSCFCLLCMFNLRRSEVHENIISDNECFVVPGLPDRIEITKAQLPEALRLNDFSEKISAAEMASYGVVINTFEELESAYVDEYKKAKKGKVWCIGPVSACNKDNVDKVNRGNKASVVGAECLKWLDSWQPGSLIYVCLGSLCNLTTAQLINLGLGLEASKKPFVWVIREGIKSRGLEEWLLEEKFEERIKKRGLLIRGWAPQILILSHPAIGGFLTHCGWNSLTEGISAGVPMITWPLFADQFCNEKLIVQVLKIGVSIGVEVPLTLGKEEEIGVLVKKEDVEKAVNILMDEEEERDERRRRATELAEMANRAIGEGGSSFINMALLIQDIMQQANCCSPN is encoded by the coding sequence ATGGGTCATCAGTCTTCTCAGCTTCACTTTTTATTGTTACCATTTTTAGCTCAAGGCCATTTAATTCCCATGGTAGACATTGCAAAATTATTGGCACAGCAAGGTGTGATGGTTACCATTGTCACCACCCCAATCAATGCTGCTAGATTTCAAACATTTCTTGCTCGTGCCATACAATCCGGCCAACAAATACAGCTAATTGAACTCTCGTTTCCCTGTGAAGAAGCTGGATTACCCGAAGGCTGCGAAAATTTTGATCTGCTTACAACAATCGACTTAGCTGTTAACTTCTTCAATGCCACTGGCTTGCTTGAATTGCCCTTTGAAAATTTGTTCAAAGAGTTAACCCCTCGGCCAAGCTGCCTAATTTCTGATATGTGCTACCCTTGGACAATGAAAATAGCCTGCAAGTTCAATGTTCCCAGGATTACTTTCCATGGATTTTCTTGCTTCTGTCTCCTGTGTATGTTCAACTTGCGGAGGTCCGAGGTTCATGAGAATATTATCTCCGATAATGAATGCTTCGTTGTTCCTGGCTTGCCTGATAGAATTGAAATAACTAAAGCTCAATTACCAGAGGCCTTACGTTTAAATGATTTCAGTGAAAAAATTTCTGCAGCTGAAATGGCATCGTACGGGGTTGTTATAAATACGTTTGAGGAACTAGAGTCAGCTTATGTCGATGAATACAAGAAAGCCAAAAAGGGAAAGGTCTGGTGTATTGGGCCTGTTTCAGCATGTAATAAAGACAACGTCGACAAGGTTAACAGAGGCAACAAAGCGTCAGTTGTTGGAGCTGAATGTTTAAAGTGGCTTGATTCTTGGCAACCCGGCTCTCTCATCTATGTTTGTCTTGGAAGTCTTTGTAACTTAACAACTGCACAGCTTATAAATCTTGGCTTGGGCTTAGAAGCGTCAAAGAAACCTTTCGTTTGGGTTATAAGAGAAGGAATCAAATCAAGAGGGTTAGAGGAGTGGCTTTTAGAAGAAAAGTTTGAAGAAAGAATCAAGAAGAGAGGTCTTTTGATAAGGGGTTGGGCTCCTCAAATACTAATATTGTCACATCCTGCCATTGGAGGATTCTTAACACATTGCGGCTGGAATTCTTTAACAGAAGGGATATCTGCCGGGGTACCAATGATCACTTGGCCACTTTTCGCAGACCAATTTTGTAATGAGAAGCTAATTGTTCAAGTTCTAAAGATTGGTGTGTCGATTGGGGTGGAAGTTCCTTTAACCCTGGGGAAAGAAGAGGAGATCGGAGTGCTGGTAAAGAAAGAAGATGTTGAAAAAGCTGTAAACATACTCATGgatgaagaagaggaaagagatgagagaagaagaagagccaCTGAATTGGCAGAGATGGCAAACCGAGCAATAGGAGAAGGGGGATCTTCTTTCATCAACATGGCATTATTGATCCAAGACATTATGCAACAAGCAAATTGTTGTAGcccaaactaa